A region from the Acyrthosiphon pisum isolate AL4f chromosome A1, pea_aphid_22Mar2018_4r6ur, whole genome shotgun sequence genome encodes:
- the LOC100569393 gene encoding methyl-CpG-binding domain protein 4 has product MEADHEILHSIDKTSKLKCLSSHSEKNVRKTKYCKRPGLVYKNLIKNQNAIQTSHYFESTCSGQWIPPRSPYALIQEDLFHNPWQLLIATIFLTKVTAKLAIPKIHTFLLKWPTPEDVTKADPQQLLSSVENLGLENTRVKTIKRFTADFLLKNWKYPIELYGIGKYGNDSYRLFCVNEWRKVQPDDILLSKYKDWLTLNEKQLGI; this is encoded by the exons ATGGAAGCAGACCATGAAATACTTCACAGTATAGATAAAACTTCCAAGCTGAAGTGTTTGTCATCACATTCTGAGAAGAATGTCCGCAAGACAAAATATTGTAAGCGCCCCGGGTTGGTTTACAAgaatcttataaaaaatcaaaatgctaTACAAACAAGTCACTATTTTGAATCGACATGTAGTGGTCAATGGATTCCTCCTAGATCTCCTTATGCTCTTATACAGGAAGACTTGTTTCACAATCCATGGCAACTGTTGATtgctactatatttttaaccaaaGTAACTG CAAAACTTGCTATTCCAAAAATTCACACATTTCTACTGAAATGGCCAACACCCGAAGATGTGACTAAAGCAGATCCCCAACAATTACTTAGTTCAGTGGAGAATTTAGGATTAGAAAATACTcgtgttaaaactataaaaagatttacag CggatttcttattaaaaaattggaaGTACCCGATAGAGTTGTATGGAATTGGCAAGTACGGTAATGATTCATACAGACTTTTTTGTGTGAACGAATGGAGAAAAGTACAACCCGATGATATactgttatcaaaatataaagacTGGCTAACGTTAAATGAGAAACAACTTGGAATTTGA
- the LOC100572497 gene encoding uncharacterized protein LOC100572497 has translation MDSPFKTPSKLPASQMLPSSCSSSPFTPKRSKIKKISEEHDSVSRILAFDESNSRSPTRRKLDFLSFSQQPLLISENEHIQTNQTTPVKIEQSNFEKSKILLSPSIKVHPKRFNISEQDKNVIKSSPNKKFSSNNSTPSKKLKLLNASAGCKKITSFFKPINDGSNFLPAHHKSDEENMNPTVENCIKSEFVANNTDGYKNILYDKILPSKITIEQGLNHKNDKLKKSVIERQVTTNQNDNINNIEVQPPKLNSVSLNLPNVQKSSPKRKVVKSPRSDKTIVKELNIAGQVTPSKNGSINKTPLTSPRIMEYLDNKVDISGGDTYSRFIKLIVLKAEIFCFGKQDIMKKIEGATNDELKIYGRLISRKHGWIRENGPDGLQKYRELNLCDNFDSVLESLATKQLINTDVTSCELDCLLNILKSQELKELQKIFNIKLSSSNSQTKPAMIKSFIKHVKNQRTFCGNSISNLKERVKKIIGYCLKLSDASRDDIMSCLIYESYPYFIGDEKDRFRDCFNKFYMVEKNLLKFPTFEAKRVSVNFSSKDSFEM, from the exons ATGGATTCTCCATTTAAAACTCCATCAAAGTTGCCCGCATCTCAAATGTTACCATCCAGTTGTTCATCTTCACCATTTACGCCTAAAAGAAGTAAAATTAAGAAGATAAGTGAAGAACATGATTCTGTTTCCCGGATTTTAGCGTTTGATGAATCCAATAGCCGCTCACCTACTAGAaggaaattagattttttatcatttagtCAGCAACCATTACTAATTAGTGAAAATGAACATATTCAAACTAACCAGACAACACCTGTTAAAATAGaacaatcaaattttgaaaaaagtaaaattttattatctCCTAGTATTAAGGTTCATCCTAAACGATTTAATATTTCTGAACaagataaaaatgttatcaaatcatctccaaataaaaaatttagttcaaATAACTCTACACcatccaaaaaattaaaactgttaaatGCAAGTGCaggatgtaaaaaaataacttcttTTTTCAAACCCATAAATGATGGTAGTAATTTCTTGCCAGCTCACCACAAATCCGATGAGGAAAATATGAATCCTACAGTTGAAAACTGTATTAAATCTGAGTTTGTTGCAAACAATACAGAcggctataaaaatatattatatgataaaattttaccATCAAAAATCACAATTGAACAAggtttaaatcataaaaatgacaaactaaAGAAAAGTGTTATCGAGAGACAAGTTACCACAaatcaaaatgataatattaataacattgaaGTTCAACCACCAAAATTAAATAGTGTTAGCTTAAACCTTCCAAATGTGCAAAAATCGAGTCCAAAGAGAAAAGTTGTTAAAAGTCCACGTTCAGATAAAACAATAGTAAAAGAGTTAAATATTGCGGGACAAGTTACTCCAAGTAAAAATGGAAGCATAAATAAAACTCCTTTGACGAGTCCAAGAATTATGGAATACTTAGATAATAAAGTTGATATCTCTGGTGGCGATACATACAGCAGATTCATTAAGTTAATTGTTCTCAAAGCTGAAATCTTCTGTTTTGGTAAACaagatataatgaaaaaaattgaggGTGCAACTAATGATGAACTTAAGATTTATGGAAGATTGATATCTAGAAAACATGGATGGATTCGTGAAAATGGGCCTGATGGACTTCAAAAGTATAGAGAATTAAATCTATGTGATAATTTTGATAGTGTTTTAGAATCATTAGCAaccaaacaattaataaatacag atgtTACTTCTTGTGAACTTGACTGcctattaaatattctaaaatccCAAGAACTTAAAGAATTACAAaagatattcaatattaaattaagttccAGCAATAGTCAGACTAAACCTGCAatgataaaatcatttattaaacaTGTAAAGAATCAAAGAACATTTTGTGGGAATTCAATCAGTAATTTGAAAGAAAG agtcaaaaaaataattggctATTGTTTGAAATTATCAGATGCATCAAGAGATGATATAATGAGCTGCTTAATATATGAATCATACCCTTATTTTATTGGAGATGAAAAGGACAGATTTCgtgattgttttaataaattttatatggttgaaaaaaatttactaaaatttccTACATTTGAAGCAAAACGAGTTTCAGTTAATTTCAGTTCAAAAGATAGCTTTgaaatgtaa